In Populus trichocarpa isolate Nisqually-1 chromosome 12, P.trichocarpa_v4.1, whole genome shotgun sequence, a genomic segment contains:
- the LOC18103598 gene encoding uncharacterized protein LOC18103598, producing MDSSVNCPFCHLTLPPSQLQRHANSHFDEDDGVAEKDEQLARDLELAQQLSIPPPSSTFTLQENNTMDEKISCLIALQYRSSFYHVKSPGGLISLLSNCFELDADTDTTVLLSGYVDHFQSLASEDAGWGCGWRNIQMLSSHLLSHRHDASELLFGGSGFVPDIPFLQRWLEIAWEKGFDALGSHHFNNSVYGSKHWIGTTECAAIFRSFGLRARIVDFGPKELQSFFLSVPGTSLTPPVVIANASDKRKAFQVYGPMDRYLVGRNSDVSQLDSIVNGQSQSSTNYVAGGSDHSMANRFPRKKEGHQVLLDWVWNYFSEESLTTSVQNRQVVITNRVPLYFQHDGHSRTIVGIQFRRQQNGVPQYNLLILDPAHRTVALERSLRENAGWKKLIKRGAHTLKKPQYQLCYIDPGIAIGEEMEQLKKIDSVFIEF from the exons atggattCTTCTGTAAATTGTCCCTTTTGTCATCTAACCCTTCCTCCGTCACAACTTCAAAG GCATGCCAACAGCCACTTTGACGAGGATGATGGTGTCGCTGAAAAGGATGAGCAACTTGCAAGGGACCTGGAATTGGCCCAGCAACTTTCTATTCCGCCCCCTTCTTCTACATTCACACTCCAAGAGAACAACACCATGGATGAAAAGATTTCTTGTTTGATTGCTTTGCAGTATAGGAGCTCCTTTTACCATGTCAAATCCCCTGGTGGTTTGATCTCCTTGTTGTCCAACTGTTTCGAATTAGATGCTGATACCGACACCACTGTCTTATTGTCTGGATATGTTGACCATTTTCAGAGCTTGGCTTCTGAAGATGCTGGCTGGGGTTGTGGTTGGCGTAATATCCAAATGCTTAGCTCCCATTTGCTTTCCCATAGACATGATGCCAGTGAGCTTTTGTTCGGTGGCTCTGGTTTTGTCCCTGACATTCCGTTTCTTCAGAGATGGCTTGAGATTGCCTGGGAAAAAGGTTTTGATGCCCTTGGCTCTCATCATTTCAACAATTCTGTCTATGGTTCTAAACATTGGATCGGAACTACTGAATGTGCTGCCATTTTTCGCTCTTTTGGCCTTCGTGCTAGGATTGTAGATTTTGGCCCTAAGGAATTGcaaagcttttttctttccGTTCCTGGTACCAGTCTTACCCCACCTGTTGTGATAGCCAATGCCAGTGACAAGAGAAAAGCCTTTCAGGTTTATGGACCCATGGATAGATATTTGGTGGGACGAAATAGTGATGTTTCACAGCTAGACTCCATTGTGAATGGCCAGTCTCAGTCCTCTACCAATTACGTGGCTGGTGGAAGTGATCATTCTATGGCAAATAGATTTCCGAGGAAGAAAGAGGGTCATCAGGTTCTCCTCGACTGGGTTTGGAATTATTTTTCAGAGGAAAGCTTAACCACATCTGTCCAAAATCGACAAGTTGTCATCACCAACAGAGT ACCCTTGTACTTCCAACATGATGGTCACTCAAGAACTATTGTTGGGATTCAATTCAGACGTCAACAGAATGGAGTGCCGCAGTACAACCTCTTAATTTTGGACCCTGCTCAT AGAACTGTAGCTCTAGAAAGATCACTTAGAGAAAATGCTGGATGGAAGAAGCTAATAAAAAGAGGAGCTCACACATTGAAGAAGCCCCAATACCAG tTGTGCTACATTGATCCTGGGATAGCAATTGGAGAGGAGATGGAGCAGCTCAAGAAAATAGATAGTGTCTTCATTGAattttag
- the LOC7453999 gene encoding autophagy-related protein 13a — protein MDMHGNSHPDSGKLEQIISQFLLKSLHIILDSRIPSLHPHDRSRELSSTSRVKKSDKWFNLVLGDRPAALDNLNFWHRNLTDPMIIDVLLVRQPSTPSTSMDNLYAGTSVETVIERWVVQYESLRVMPPQTGENSASYKKTYKKSIILLRSLYSHMRLLPAYRVFRQLSSSTQTYNFHIIYKVSSFCEPFSRADEEVMKELSFVPVEALPGRLCVSVTYRSTLSDFKLEPVTPMTPKIIMDYVGSPTTDPLRSLPSSEKGVGATSFLLRGMQPHVSSPFPRPHSWTSGFHRAAHMVNQPVGGSPPAYRTSRMPCDFPSPSNDIYGHRVQNYRPSTPQKANYHDEYQLSPPFSSSMSPSTPTHFYNGSPVLARDISETAPVSIPLPISGGRSSRYLSPNFSDSSRHSLPPLSPRSTRHDSSSQESPSGIRSIKKLEAIRFAELNSGNVNHYSGQKLLKDSKDDSGRFSGLLSSSGSPRVGFSRSSSRLSFQDDLDDDDDFSCPFDVDDVDTSDSHASQNLYGKKNLESSSHTASIGKKSQDAAVGILVHMLRTAPPLRQDPSCYSSHSLRTNVEEGMSTASGFFLPRKTADALEELRSYREMKDLLLSKSGTRVVSKEEA, from the exons ATGGATATGCATGGTAATTCTCACCCTGATTCTGGAAAACTAGAACAAATTATTTCCCAGTTTCTATTGAAGAGCTTGCACATCATCTTGGACTCAAGAATCCCTTCTCTTCATCCCCATGATCGCAGCAGGGAACTTTCTTCCACTTCTCGTGTCAAAAAGAGCGACAAATGGTTCAATTTAGTTCTCGGAGACCGCCCTGCTGCTCTCGATAACTTGAATTTTTGGCACAGAAATCTCACGGATCCCATGATAATTGATGTACTACTTGTTCGCCAACCGTCTACTCCGTCTACATCCATGGACAATTTGTATGCTGGGACATCTGTGGAGACAGTTATAGAGAGGTGGGTTGTTCAGTATGAGTCCCTGCGGGTTATGCCTCCCCAGACCGGTGAAAATTCCGCCTCTTACAAGAAGACATATAAGAAGTCCATCATACTTTTACGCTCTCTTTACTCTCATATGAGGCTTCTCCCCGCATACAGGGTCTTTCGCCAGCTAAGCTCATCTACTCAAACTTACAATTTCCATATCATTTACAAAGTTTCTTCATTTTGCGAACCGTTCTCCAGGGCTGATGAGGAAGTAATGAAGGAGCTCAGTTTTGTCCCCGTTGAGGCCCTTCCTGGCCGCCTTTGTGTATCTGTGACCTATCGTTCGACACTATCTGATTTCAAGCTTGAGCCCGTGACACCGATGACACCAAAGATTATAATGGACTATGTCGGTAGCCCTACCACAGATCCTCTTAGGTCTTTACCCTCTTCAGAGAAGGGCGTGGGTGCTACGTCCTTTCTATTGAGAGGAATGCAACCACatgtttcttctccttttccacGCCCGCATAGCTGGACAAGCGGCTTCCATAGAGCAGCTCATATGGTGAACCAACCAGTTGGTGGATCTCCGCCAGCTTATCGCACATCTCGCATGCCATGTGATTTTCCGTCCCCCTCTAATGATATTTACGGTCATAGAGTCCAAAACTACAGACCATCAACTCCTCAAAAGGCCAATTATCATGATGAGTACCAGCTTTCTCCTCCATTCTCATCATCTATGTCCCCTTCTACGCCAACGCACTTCTACAACGGTAGTCCTGTCCTAGCTCGTGATATTTCAGAAACTGCACCCGTTTCTATTCCACTTCCTATATCAGGCGGCAGAAGTTCGAGATACCTTTCTCCTAACTTTTCTGATTCAAGTAGGCATTCTCTTCCACCTTTATCTCCCAGAAGCACAAGGCATGATTCATCATCACAGGAGTCTCCTTCTGGAATTCGATCAATCAAGAAATTAGAAGCTATAAGGTTTGCAGAGTTAAACTCTGGCAATGTAAATCATTATTCTGGTCAGAAG ttGTTAAAAGATAGCAAAGATGATTCAGGGCGGTTCTCAGGGTTGTTATCTTCTAGTGGCTCTCCACGCGTTGGTTTTTCCAGAAGTTCAAGTAGATTATCTTTCCAAGATGActtagatgatgatgatgatttctcGTGTCCTTTTGATGTTGATGATGTTGATACATCAGATTCTCATGCCAG TCAGAACCTTTATGGGAAGAAAAACTTGGAGTCCAGTTCCCACACTGCATCAATAGGGAAAAAATCTCAAGATGCAGCCGTTGGTATCCTTGTTCACATGCTGAGGACAGCACCTCCGCTGCGTCAAGATCCAAGCTGTTACTCATCCCACTCCTTGAGGACTAATGTAGAGGAAGGGATGAGCACAgcttctgggttttttttgccGAGAAAGACAGCAGATGCGCTGGAAGAGCTCCGGAGTTACAGAGAAATGAAAGACCTCTTGCTCTCTAAGAGTGGAACTCGGGTGGTCAGCAAAGAAGAAGCATAA
- the LOC7486705 gene encoding protein RESPONSE TO LOW SULFUR 2, producing MALMGTVKDGEEIMLKKRNEELEKALKESKQREEKMKSELQRAWERLQVAEEAEERLCSQLGELEAEAVSHARDCHARILSLMNELSQAHNLLHLHPVTN from the coding sequence ATGGCCCTAATGGGGACGGTCAAGGATGGAGAGGAGATAATGCTAAAGAAGAGAAATGAGGAGCTGGAGAAAGCGCTCAAAGAAAGCAAGCAGAGGGAGGAAAAGATGAAATCAGAGCTACAAAGGGCATGGGAGAGGCTCCAAGTGGCAGAGGAGGCCGAGGAGAGGCTATGCTCCCAGCTGGGTGAGCTCGAGGCTGAGGCTGTCAGCCATGCCCGCGACTGCCATGCCCGCATTCTCTCTCTCATGAACGAACTCTCCCAAGCCCACAACCTTCTCCATCTTCATCCAGTCACCaattaa
- the LOC7493475 gene encoding chloroplastic import inner membrane translocase subunit HP30-2 isoform X1, translated as MKGIKRKDLSSPIYLYPHSSSKQQQQRRGGSKQGKAKRKRKEMEQQQGKQGVTVAKLFPNQDPMKFVQFKFKELEDGFKSWLSKQSLPVEAAVVTATGGVQGAAIGAIMGTLTPDISSSMPTPPPQASLNPQAMASLKQAQALAGGPLIQARNFAVMTGTNAGIACIMKRLRGKEDVQSSMVAAFGSGAMFSLVSGMGGPNLATNAITSGLFFALVQGGLFKLGEKLSKPPVEDLCYARTRSMLNNLGLQNYEKNFKKGLLTDNTLPLLTDSALRDVRIPPGPRLLILDHLRRDPELREKTCKP; from the exons ATGAAGGGAATAAAAAGGAAGGATCTCTCCTCTCCTATATATCTCTATCCACATAGTAGCtcgaagcagcagcagcaacggCGGGGCGGCAGCAAACAGGGGAAAGCGAaacggaaaagaaaagaaatggagcAGCAGCAGGGTAAACAAGGAGTGACGGTGGCCAAACTGTTTCCCAATCAAGACCCAATGAAGTTCGTTCAGTTTAAGTTCAAGGAATTGGAGGATGGCTTCAAGTCTTGGTTGTCCAAGCAATCTTTGCCTGTCGAGGCCGCCGTTGTCACTGCCACCGGCGGTGTTCAGGGCGCTGCCATCGGAGCCATCATGGGTACCCTCACCCCTGACATCTCTTCCTCTATGCCAACTCCCCCTCCTCAGGCCTCTCTCAACCCTCAAGCCATGGCCTCTCTCAAGCAAGCCCAA GCTTTAGCTGGTGGACCCTTAATACAAGCACGCAATTTTGCTGTAATGACTGGAACCAATGCCGGCATAGCTTGTATCATGAAGAGATTGCGCGGCAAGGAGGATGTCCAATCTAG CATGGTTGCAGCTTTTGGTTCCGGTGCCATGTTTTCGTTGGTGAGTGGCATGGGTGGCCCAAATCTTGCTACTAATGCAATCACTTCTGGACTTTTCTTTGCATTAGTTCAGGGTGGTCTTTTCAAG TTGGGGGAGAAGTTATCTAAACCACCAGTTGAAGATTTGTGCTATGCCAGAACAAGATCCATGCTAAATAATCTTGGTCTCCAGAATTAtgaaaagaatttcaagaaagGGTTGTTGACAGATAACACTTTGCCTTTGCTGACCGACAG TGCTCTTAGAGATGTAAGAATCCCTCCTGGACCAAGACTTCTCATTCTTGATCACCTTCGAAG GGACCCGGAGCTGAGAGAGAAGACATGCAAGCCAtga
- the LOC7493475 gene encoding chloroplastic import inner membrane translocase subunit HP30-2 isoform X2, which produces MEQQQGKQGVTVAKLFPNQDPMKFVQFKFKELEDGFKSWLSKQSLPVEAAVVTATGGVQGAAIGAIMGTLTPDISSSMPTPPPQASLNPQAMASLKQAQALAGGPLIQARNFAVMTGTNAGIACIMKRLRGKEDVQSSMVAAFGSGAMFSLVSGMGGPNLATNAITSGLFFALVQGGLFKLGEKLSKPPVEDLCYARTRSMLNNLGLQNYEKNFKKGLLTDNTLPLLTDSALRDVRIPPGPRLLILDHLRRSGTRS; this is translated from the exons atggagcAGCAGCAGGGTAAACAAGGAGTGACGGTGGCCAAACTGTTTCCCAATCAAGACCCAATGAAGTTCGTTCAGTTTAAGTTCAAGGAATTGGAGGATGGCTTCAAGTCTTGGTTGTCCAAGCAATCTTTGCCTGTCGAGGCCGCCGTTGTCACTGCCACCGGCGGTGTTCAGGGCGCTGCCATCGGAGCCATCATGGGTACCCTCACCCCTGACATCTCTTCCTCTATGCCAACTCCCCCTCCTCAGGCCTCTCTCAACCCTCAAGCCATGGCCTCTCTCAAGCAAGCCCAA GCTTTAGCTGGTGGACCCTTAATACAAGCACGCAATTTTGCTGTAATGACTGGAACCAATGCCGGCATAGCTTGTATCATGAAGAGATTGCGCGGCAAGGAGGATGTCCAATCTAG CATGGTTGCAGCTTTTGGTTCCGGTGCCATGTTTTCGTTGGTGAGTGGCATGGGTGGCCCAAATCTTGCTACTAATGCAATCACTTCTGGACTTTTCTTTGCATTAGTTCAGGGTGGTCTTTTCAAG TTGGGGGAGAAGTTATCTAAACCACCAGTTGAAGATTTGTGCTATGCCAGAACAAGATCCATGCTAAATAATCTTGGTCTCCAGAATTAtgaaaagaatttcaagaaagGGTTGTTGACAGATAACACTTTGCCTTTGCTGACCGACAG TGCTCTTAGAGATGTAAGAATCCCTCCTGGACCAAGACTTCTCATTCTTGATCACCTTCGAAGGTCTG GGACCCGGAGCTGA